One genomic segment of Salinigranum rubrum includes these proteins:
- the polC gene encoding DNA polymerase II large subunit encodes MRREDERYFERIESRLDEAFETAEAAKAQGWDPTCEVEIPVAKDMADRVENILEIPGVAERVRELEGQMSREEAALELVTDFVEGSVGDYESKAGKIEGAVRTAVALLTEGVVAAPIEGIDRVEILDNDDGTQFVNVYYAGPIRSAGGTAQALSVLVADYARTLLDIDEYKPRTEEVERYVEEVNLYDKDTGLQYSPKDKETRFIARNMPIMLDGEATGDEEVSGYRDLERVDTNNPRGGMCLVLAEGIALKAPKIQRYTRKLDEVEWPWLQDLIDGTIGTDDEDGQAETDDAESGEDSEREADDDGETAPADEPVGPPRVEPATKFLRDLIAGRPVFGHPSMPGGFRLRYGRARNHGFATAGVHPATMHLVDDFLATGTQIKTERPGKAAGVVPVDSIEGPTVRLANGDVRRIDDPREALELRNGVEAILDLGEYLVNYGEFIENNHPLAPSSYTVEWWRQDFEHAGGDLQALEDDPHVDLSNPTVAEALAWATEHDCPLHPAYTYLWHDLSVEAFEALADTVEAGHVTEATADGGVALDPTSERRTGTLVLPRTEETTRALETLLVEHRQTDDDVRIATWEPLVRSLGFTPGLERTWDRLSEHARTWDDGENAVEAVNDVAPFRIRERAPTRVGARMGRPEKSESRDLSPAVHTLFPISEAGGSQRDVSAAARARGENGRRGQFDVQIGRRRCSECGTDTYKTRCPECAAHTDPHYECDDCGQVIEPDEGGRVHCGRCDRDISSAAWQSIDLNTELRDALQDVAEREASFDILKGVKGLTSSNKTPEPLQKGILRAKHGVTSFKDGTVRYDMTDLPVTSVRPAELDVTADDFRDLGYDTDVDGEPLRFDDQLVELKVQDIVLSDGAAEHMLKTADFVDDLLRRFYDLPPFYEVESREDLVGELVFGMAPHTSAAVVGRVVGFTSAAVGYAHPYFHAAKRRNCFHPDTKIWYEDESGDCHHERIETVVEERLENPRTDDFGTLVEELDCDIRVPSVDANGYTVMKPVEAVSKHHSTDHLVRVETRSGRELTVTPDHDLLRWSGEKLERTSAIELEPGQLIPTPRSVDFEGAHAEYDLLEELLDAGTIPPENLVVRGIGTERLKELFDGATDADEYLTPIATALGVSTSTVYNWVSRDSVPVSVLLELFDEEELLRRIPDDVTLAARRDTAEVDRYLEIDEGFSKLLGYYAAEGFTRREPGQCYQTTICTPDRSVRDQIIEIFERSLSADAYEENQWKVTVSSRLVTAVFADVLDVGSDAASKRIPDAVLSAPADSLAGFLAGYFSGDGSASGDRVEVRAHTVSDELKDDLMAALKRFGIATKVYRETRTHDTGVIAEFYDGTPEFESWVLKITSENAARFAETVGFALDRKRDALANALASTELRPQRLFGDGSTDVWLDEVTSVEPVASDIAFTYNVTVSDTHSLVANDLYVAQCDGDEDCVMLLMDGLLNFSKEFLPDKRGGQMDAPLVMSSRIDPSEIDDEAHNVDIVREYPREFYEATLEMADPESVEIKIAEETLDTDHEYHGFEHSHDTSNIALGPDLSAYKTLGSMMEKMDAQLELARKLRSVDETDVAERVIEYHFLPDLIGNLRAFSRQETRCLDCGEKYRRVPLTGDCRECGGRVNLTVHRGSVNKYMETAIRVADEYDCRPYTKQRLEVLEKSLESVFENDQNKQSGIADFM; translated from the coding sequence ATGAGACGGGAGGACGAACGCTACTTCGAGCGCATCGAGTCCCGCCTCGACGAGGCGTTCGAGACCGCCGAAGCGGCCAAGGCGCAGGGGTGGGACCCCACCTGCGAGGTCGAGATACCCGTCGCGAAGGACATGGCCGACCGCGTCGAGAACATCCTCGAAATTCCGGGCGTCGCCGAGCGCGTCCGCGAACTCGAAGGCCAGATGTCCCGGGAGGAGGCCGCGCTCGAACTCGTCACGGACTTCGTCGAGGGGAGCGTGGGCGACTACGAGTCGAAGGCGGGGAAGATCGAGGGCGCGGTCCGGACGGCCGTCGCGCTCCTCACCGAGGGCGTCGTCGCCGCGCCCATCGAGGGCATCGACCGCGTCGAGATACTCGACAACGACGACGGCACCCAGTTCGTCAACGTCTACTACGCCGGGCCCATCCGGTCGGCGGGCGGGACGGCACAGGCCCTCTCCGTGCTCGTCGCGGACTACGCCCGGACGCTCCTCGACATCGACGAGTACAAACCCCGAACGGAGGAGGTCGAACGCTACGTCGAGGAGGTCAACCTCTACGACAAGGACACCGGACTGCAGTACTCGCCGAAGGACAAGGAGACCCGCTTCATCGCCCGGAACATGCCCATCATGCTCGACGGCGAGGCGACGGGAGACGAGGAGGTCTCCGGGTACAGAGACCTCGAACGCGTCGACACCAACAACCCCCGCGGCGGGATGTGTCTCGTTCTCGCGGAGGGAATCGCGCTGAAGGCGCCGAAGATCCAGCGCTACACCCGGAAACTCGACGAGGTCGAGTGGCCCTGGCTCCAGGACCTCATCGACGGGACCATCGGCACGGACGACGAAGACGGACAGGCCGAGACGGACGACGCCGAGTCCGGCGAGGACTCGGAACGCGAGGCCGACGACGACGGTGAGACGGCACCTGCCGACGAACCCGTCGGACCTCCCCGCGTCGAACCGGCGACGAAGTTCCTCCGCGACCTCATCGCCGGCCGCCCCGTGTTCGGCCACCCGTCGATGCCCGGCGGTTTTCGACTGAGATACGGCCGCGCACGCAACCACGGGTTCGCCACCGCCGGCGTCCACCCCGCGACGATGCACCTCGTCGACGACTTCCTCGCGACGGGGACCCAGATAAAAACCGAACGGCCCGGCAAGGCCGCCGGCGTCGTGCCGGTCGACTCCATCGAGGGACCGACGGTCAGGCTGGCGAACGGCGACGTCCGCCGCATCGACGACCCCCGGGAGGCGCTGGAACTCAGAAACGGCGTCGAGGCCATCCTCGACCTCGGGGAGTACCTCGTCAACTACGGCGAGTTCATCGAGAACAACCACCCGCTCGCGCCCTCTTCTTACACCGTGGAGTGGTGGCGACAGGACTTCGAACACGCGGGCGGCGACCTCCAGGCGCTCGAAGACGACCCGCACGTCGACCTCTCGAACCCCACCGTCGCCGAGGCGCTCGCGTGGGCCACGGAGCACGACTGCCCGCTCCACCCGGCGTACACGTACCTGTGGCACGACCTCTCGGTCGAAGCGTTCGAGGCGCTGGCTGACACTGTCGAGGCCGGGCACGTCACCGAGGCGACCGCCGACGGTGGGGTCGCGCTCGACCCGACGTCCGAACGCCGGACGGGGACGCTCGTGCTTCCCCGCACCGAGGAGACGACGCGGGCGCTGGAGACGCTCCTCGTCGAACACCGACAGACCGACGACGACGTTCGAATCGCGACGTGGGAACCGCTCGTCCGCTCGCTGGGTTTCACACCCGGGCTGGAACGGACGTGGGACCGGTTGTCCGAGCACGCCCGCACGTGGGACGACGGCGAAAACGCCGTCGAGGCGGTCAACGACGTCGCCCCGTTCCGGATCCGCGAGCGTGCGCCCACCCGCGTCGGAGCGCGCATGGGCCGGCCCGAGAAGTCCGAGAGCCGCGACCTCTCGCCCGCCGTCCACACCCTCTTTCCCATCAGCGAGGCCGGCGGCAGCCAGCGCGACGTGAGCGCCGCGGCACGCGCACGCGGGGAGAACGGAAGACGCGGACAGTTCGACGTACAGATCGGCCGACGGCGCTGCTCAGAGTGCGGGACGGACACGTACAAGACGCGCTGTCCCGAGTGTGCGGCCCACACCGACCCACACTACGAGTGTGACGACTGCGGGCAGGTGATCGAACCCGACGAAGGGGGTCGCGTCCACTGCGGGCGGTGCGACCGCGACATCTCCTCGGCCGCGTGGCAGTCGATCGACCTCAACACCGAACTTCGAGACGCCCTCCAGGACGTCGCCGAACGCGAGGCCTCGTTCGACATTCTGAAGGGCGTCAAGGGGCTCACCTCGTCGAACAAGACGCCCGAACCCCTCCAGAAGGGGATACTGCGAGCGAAACACGGGGTGACCTCGTTCAAGGACGGCACCGTCCGCTACGACATGACGGACCTCCCCGTTACTTCCGTTCGCCCCGCGGAACTCGACGTCACCGCCGACGACTTCCGTGACCTCGGCTACGACACCGACGTCGACGGCGAACCGCTCCGCTTCGACGACCAACTGGTCGAACTGAAGGTACAGGACATCGTTCTTTCCGATGGTGCGGCGGAGCACATGCTCAAGACCGCCGATTTCGTCGACGACCTCCTGCGGCGCTTCTACGACCTCCCGCCCTTCTACGAGGTCGAGTCACGAGAGGACCTCGTCGGCGAACTGGTGTTCGGGATGGCCCCGCACACGTCGGCGGCCGTCGTCGGCAGAGTCGTGGGGTTCACCTCGGCGGCGGTCGGGTACGCCCATCCGTACTTCCACGCGGCGAAGCGACGGAACTGCTTCCACCCGGATACGAAAATCTGGTACGAGGACGAGTCCGGTGACTGCCACCACGAGCGTATCGAGACGGTCGTGGAAGAACGGCTCGAAAACCCCCGTACCGACGATTTCGGGACGCTGGTGGAAGAACTCGACTGCGACATCCGGGTCCCGTCGGTCGATGCCAACGGGTACACCGTGATGAAACCCGTTGAGGCCGTCTCGAAGCATCACTCGACCGACCATCTCGTTCGAGTTGAGACGCGGAGCGGCCGGGAACTGACCGTGACCCCCGACCACGACCTGTTGCGGTGGTCGGGCGAGAAACTGGAGCGGACCTCCGCGATAGAGTTGGAACCGGGACAGCTGATTCCCACTCCTCGCAGCGTCGACTTCGAGGGTGCTCACGCAGAATACGACCTGCTCGAAGAACTGCTCGACGCCGGAACGATTCCACCCGAAAACCTCGTCGTTCGGGGTATCGGGACGGAGCGACTGAAAGAGCTCTTCGATGGTGCGACCGACGCCGACGAGTACCTGACGCCGATTGCGACGGCCTTGGGAGTCAGCACGTCGACGGTCTACAACTGGGTCAGTCGCGACAGCGTGCCCGTCTCGGTGCTGCTCGAACTGTTCGACGAGGAGGAGTTGCTCCGGCGGATCCCCGACGACGTGACGCTCGCGGCTAGGCGGGACACCGCCGAGGTCGACCGCTACCTCGAAATCGACGAGGGGTTCTCGAAACTGCTCGGCTACTACGCGGCGGAGGGGTTCACCCGCCGCGAACCCGGCCAGTGCTACCAGACGACGATCTGTACCCCGGACCGGTCCGTACGGGACCAGATTATCGAGATCTTCGAGCGTTCGCTCTCGGCCGACGCCTACGAGGAGAACCAGTGGAAGGTGACCGTCTCGAGCCGACTCGTCACGGCCGTGTTCGCCGACGTCCTCGACGTCGGCTCCGACGCGGCCTCGAAGCGAATCCCCGACGCAGTCCTGTCGGCTCCGGCCGACTCCCTCGCTGGCTTCCTCGCTGGCTACTTCAGCGGTGACGGGAGCGCCTCCGGTGACCGTGTCGAGGTCCGCGCCCACACCGTCAGTGACGAACTGAAAGACGACCTGATGGCGGCGTTGAAGCGATTCGGTATCGCAACGAAGGTCTACCGGGAGACGCGAACGCACGACACTGGTGTCATCGCCGAATTTTACGACGGTACGCCCGAGTTCGAATCGTGGGTATTGAAGATCACCTCGGAGAACGCTGCCCGCTTCGCAGAGACCGTCGGCTTCGCCCTCGACCGGAAACGAGACGCGCTCGCGAACGCACTGGCGTCGACCGAACTCCGACCGCAGCGGCTCTTCGGCGACGGCAGCACGGACGTCTGGCTCGACGAGGTGACGTCGGTCGAACCCGTCGCCTCGGACATCGCGTTCACCTACAACGTGACCGTCTCCGACACGCACTCGCTCGTCGCGAACGACCTCTACGTCGCTCAGTGCGACGGGGACGAGGACTGCGTCATGCTCCTCATGGACGGCCTGTTGAACTTCTCGAAGGAGTTCCTCCCCGACAAGCGCGGCGGGCAGATGGACGCCCCGCTGGTGATGTCCTCGCGCATCGACCCCTCCGAGATCGACGACGAGGCACACAACGTCGACATCGTCCGCGAGTACCCCAGAGAGTTCTACGAGGCCACCCTGGAGATGGCAGACCCCGAGTCCGTGGAGATAAAAATCGCCGAGGAGACGCTCGACACCGACCACGAGTACCACGGCTTCGAACACAGCCACGACACCTCGAACATCGCCCTCGGACCCGACCTCTCCGCGTACAAGACGCTCGGCTCGATGATGGAGAAGATGGACGCCCAGCTCGAACTCGCGCGGAAGCTTCGATCGGTCGACGAGACGGACGTCGCCGAGCGCGTCATCGAGTACCACTTCCTCCCCGACCTCATCGGGAACCTCCGCGCCTTCTCGCGGCAGGAGACGCGCTGTCTCGACTGCGGCGAGAAGTACCGGCGCGTGCCACTGACGGGCGACTGCCGCGAGTGCGGCGGTCGGGTGAACCTCACCGTCCACCGCGGGTCGGTGAACAAGTACATGGAGACGGCCATCAGGGTCGCCGACGAGTACGACTGTCGACCCTACACCAAACAGCGTCTCGAAGTGCTCGAAAAGTCGCTCGAATCAGTGTTCGAGAACGACCAGAACAAGCAGTCCGGGATTGCGGACTTCATGTAG
- a CDS encoding PPC domain-containing DNA-binding protein codes for MNYREVTPTREFLCSLEHGTDWREEIEEFAAREGIESAWFNAMGAVQDAEVWFYDQEDKEYLSVQFDEPLEVAACVGNVALLDGEPFAHTHAVLSRRSGQSLAGHLNSGTVFAGEVYLRAFEEPLEREHDDVTDLDLWL; via the coding sequence ATGAACTATCGGGAAGTCACGCCGACACGGGAGTTCCTCTGCTCGCTCGAACACGGGACGGACTGGCGCGAGGAGATCGAAGAGTTCGCCGCGCGCGAGGGAATCGAGTCGGCGTGGTTCAACGCCATGGGTGCCGTGCAGGACGCCGAGGTCTGGTTCTACGACCAGGAGGACAAGGAGTACCTCTCGGTGCAGTTCGACGAACCGCTGGAGGTCGCGGCGTGCGTCGGCAACGTCGCGCTCCTCGACGGCGAACCGTTCGCGCACACCCACGCCGTGCTCTCGCGGCGCTCGGGGCAGTCGCTCGCGGGCCACCTCAATTCGGGGACCGTGTTCGCCGGCGAGGTCTACCTCCGCGCGTTCGAGGAGCCCTTAGAGCGCGAACACGACGACGTGACCGACCTGGATCTCTGGCTGTGA
- a CDS encoding DUF7556 family protein, translated as MTDATTPVDASNTEVMASVDSAPGRSQFIIADVTCDDAWMAVRLEEASTLPEWR; from the coding sequence ATGACGGATGCGACCACTCCCGTCGATGCCTCGAACACTGAGGTCATGGCCTCGGTGGACTCTGCCCCCGGTCGGTCGCAGTTTATCATCGCAGACGTGACCTGCGACGACGCCTGGATGGCAGTGCGACTCGAAGAGGCGTCGACACTTCCGGAGTGGCGCTAG
- a CDS encoding CBS domain-containing protein → MNVADAMTPRAEVVTVELPGTRDDVLTYLQERGFSSVPVVKQTDDGEEYRGLVSREDLIEQPDEDQLALLLREVPTTSPDATVEEVAELMVDTGARRVPVVDDGLVGIITVTDVVHAIASGDADGDAGVGDLAAKDVNTTYVGTPLTVAEREIYYANVPYAVALDDDGRMCGILTEVDIIEVARVVEGEDDTGDSIANQDNDWMWEGIKAVGNRYIPTRNVEIPAEAVETFMTTDLVTVSRTRTAKEAAQMMISNDIEQIPLVSGDELIGVVRDINLLEAL, encoded by the coding sequence ATGAACGTAGCCGACGCGATGACGCCACGAGCGGAGGTGGTCACGGTCGAACTCCCCGGCACCCGTGACGACGTCCTGACCTACCTCCAAGAGCGCGGCTTCTCCTCCGTCCCCGTCGTCAAGCAGACCGACGACGGCGAGGAGTACCGCGGCCTCGTCTCCCGAGAGGACCTCATCGAACAGCCCGACGAGGACCAGCTCGCACTCCTCCTGCGGGAGGTTCCGACGACATCGCCCGACGCGACTGTCGAGGAGGTCGCGGAGCTGATGGTCGACACCGGGGCGCGTCGGGTACCGGTGGTCGACGACGGACTCGTCGGCATCATCACCGTGACGGACGTGGTTCACGCCATCGCCAGCGGCGACGCCGACGGTGACGCCGGGGTCGGTGACCTCGCCGCGAAGGACGTGAACACGACCTACGTCGGGACGCCACTGACGGTGGCCGAGCGCGAAATCTACTACGCCAACGTCCCCTACGCGGTGGCCCTCGACGACGACGGTCGGATGTGCGGTATCCTCACCGAGGTCGACATCATCGAGGTCGCCCGCGTCGTCGAGGGCGAGGACGACACCGGTGACTCCATCGCCAACCAGGACAACGACTGGATGTGGGAGGGCATCAAGGCCGTCGGCAACCGCTACATCCCGACGCGGAACGTCGAGATTCCCGCCGAGGCCGTCGAGACGTTCATGACGACCGACCTCGTGACCGTCTCCCGAACCCGGACGGCGAAAGAGGCCGCGCAGATGATGATCTCGAACGACATCGAGCAGATCCCGCTCGTGTCCGGCGACGAACTCATCGGCGTGGTCCGCGACATCAACCTGCTGGAGGCGCTCTGA
- the glyS gene encoding glycine--tRNA ligase, whose amino-acid sequence MPAEGASESEAIAELAKRRGFFFGAAGAYGGVGGFYTYGPQGASLKRNVEDAWRERFAVQEGNLEIDGPTVMPEPVFEASGHLDGFDDMLVECPECGESHRADHLIEDSTGIEEAESLPIPEVEELIAEHDLACPNCGAPLAGEPVEEFNLMFDTTIGPGSSTPGYLRPETAQGIFVEFPRLKEYARNRLPFGVTQIGRAYRNEISPRKSLVRTREFTQAELEQFIDPERDEPDLSTVADREVELYPASEQVDDDGKILQTTIGEAVEAGVIGSAWVGYFLGVADEWYESVGVDMDRFRFRQHLSGERAHYAADCWDAEAEVDGDWIEIAGFAYRGDYDLSKHAEHANDDFTVFQQYDEPKVVERAVVDPDMSVLGPEFGGAAAGVADALQELAERDPEAFDGEEVTVEVGDSEYSVPTAVADFRIEEQTESGKHVTPHVVEPSFGVDRTVYTLVAHAMREDEVDGETRTYLDLSPTVAPTDVGVFPLVSNVDDLTDRARELASQLRNAGFTVVYDDSGSIGRRYRRQDEVGTPFCVTVDRDGLEGDGPESVTVRERDSAAQARVPVDALVAVLVDLRAGTRAFDDVLDEYDRVATEA is encoded by the coding sequence ATGCCGGCGGAGGGCGCGAGCGAGAGCGAGGCCATCGCCGAACTCGCGAAGCGCCGCGGCTTCTTCTTCGGCGCCGCGGGCGCCTACGGCGGCGTGGGCGGTTTTTACACCTACGGCCCCCAGGGCGCGTCCCTGAAGCGCAACGTCGAGGACGCCTGGCGCGAACGCTTCGCCGTGCAGGAGGGCAACCTCGAAATCGACGGCCCCACCGTGATGCCCGAACCCGTCTTCGAGGCGTCGGGACACCTCGACGGCTTCGACGACATGCTCGTCGAGTGTCCCGAGTGCGGCGAATCACATCGCGCCGACCACCTCATCGAGGATTCGACAGGAATCGAGGAGGCCGAATCCCTCCCCATCCCCGAAGTCGAGGAACTCATCGCCGAACACGACCTCGCGTGTCCGAACTGCGGTGCCCCCCTCGCCGGCGAACCGGTCGAGGAGTTCAACCTCATGTTCGACACCACCATCGGCCCGGGGTCGTCGACGCCCGGCTACCTCCGGCCCGAGACGGCACAGGGCATCTTCGTCGAGTTTCCTCGATTGAAAGAGTACGCGCGCAACCGCCTCCCCTTCGGCGTCACCCAGATCGGTCGCGCCTACCGGAACGAAATCTCGCCCAGAAAGAGCCTCGTCCGCACCCGTGAGTTCACCCAGGCGGAGTTGGAGCAGTTCATCGACCCCGAACGGGACGAACCGGACCTCTCGACGGTCGCCGACCGCGAAGTCGAACTGTACCCCGCGAGCGAACAGGTCGACGACGACGGGAAGATACTCCAGACCACCATCGGCGAGGCGGTCGAGGCGGGTGTCATCGGCAGCGCGTGGGTCGGCTACTTCCTCGGCGTCGCCGACGAGTGGTACGAATCCGTGGGAGTGGACATGGACCGGTTCCGCTTCCGCCAGCACCTCTCGGGCGAGCGCGCCCACTACGCCGCCGACTGCTGGGACGCCGAGGCGGAGGTCGACGGCGACTGGATCGAGATCGCCGGCTTCGCGTACAGAGGAGACTACGACCTCTCGAAGCACGCAGAGCACGCCAACGACGACTTCACCGTCTTCCAGCAGTACGACGAGCCGAAGGTCGTCGAACGGGCGGTCGTCGACCCGGACATGAGCGTCCTGGGTCCGGAGTTCGGCGGGGCCGCCGCGGGCGTCGCGGACGCGTTGCAGGAACTGGCCGAGCGCGACCCCGAGGCGTTCGACGGCGAGGAGGTGACCGTCGAGGTGGGCGACAGCGAGTACTCGGTCCCGACGGCGGTCGCGGACTTCCGTATCGAAGAGCAGACCGAGTCCGGCAAGCACGTCACGCCGCACGTCGTCGAACCGTCGTTCGGCGTGGACAGAACGGTGTACACCCTCGTCGCCCACGCGATGCGCGAGGACGAGGTCGACGGCGAGACGCGGACCTATCTCGACCTCTCACCCACGGTGGCACCGACCGACGTCGGCGTGTTCCCGCTCGTCTCGAACGTCGACGACCTCACCGACCGGGCGCGCGAACTGGCGAGTCAGCTTCGGAACGCCGGCTTCACCGTCGTCTACGACGACTCGGGCAGCATCGGCCGGCGCTACCGCCGGCAGGACGAGGTCGGGACGCCGTTCTGCGTGACGGTCGACCGCGACGGCCTCGAAGGCGACGGCCCCGAGAGCGTCACGGTGCGCGAGCGCGACTCGGCCGCGCAGGCCCGGGTGCCGGTCGACGCCCTCGTCGCCGTCCTCGTCGACCTCCGTGCTGGAACCCGGGCGTTCGACGACGTGCTCGACGAGTACGACCGCGTCGCGACCGAGGCGTAA
- a CDS encoding diacylglycerol/polyprenol kinase family protein, producing MSELQRRLVHASGSLVPLGYLAGLVPWSLVRGLVVVSALVATVLEVLRLGVGLDWAIYDRLTRDYEQDNPAGYALYTYSMAGVALVFSPPVAVAGMLMLAIGDPISGLMGSRDVGETKRATTLLVMFGVCLLLAVGTFAAEGLGVDASALLAGAVGAAGATLADGIKPVVAGYVVDDNLSIPPTACVGMWLVLSVLR from the coding sequence GTGAGCGAACTCCAGCGACGTCTCGTCCACGCGAGCGGGAGCCTCGTACCGCTGGGGTATCTCGCCGGACTCGTCCCGTGGTCGCTCGTGCGAGGCCTCGTCGTCGTGAGCGCCCTCGTCGCGACGGTGTTGGAGGTGCTCCGCCTCGGCGTGGGACTCGACTGGGCCATCTACGACCGACTCACCCGCGACTACGAGCAGGACAACCCCGCGGGCTACGCGCTGTACACCTACAGCATGGCCGGCGTGGCGCTCGTCTTCTCACCGCCCGTCGCCGTGGCGGGGATGCTCATGCTCGCCATCGGCGACCCCATTTCGGGTCTCATGGGCTCGCGCGACGTCGGCGAGACGAAACGGGCCACGACGCTCCTCGTCATGTTCGGCGTCTGCCTCCTCCTGGCGGTCGGAACGTTCGCCGCCGAGGGCCTCGGGGTAGATGCGTCGGCGCTCCTCGCAGGTGCCGTCGGTGCCGCCGGGGCGACCCTCGCCGACGGTATCAAGCCCGTGGTGGCGGGCTACGTCGTCGACGACAACCTCTCGATTCCGCCGACGGCGTGCGTGGGGATGTGGCTCGTCCTCTCGGTCCTGCGGTGA
- a CDS encoding YgaP family membrane protein: MDLSQNMSTADRVVRGVVGIWLLAMAVGAALDRRNVVAAIAGIAGAGLLSNSLTGHCGGNALLGIDTSGSEP; this comes from the coding sequence ATGGACCTGAGTCAGAACATGTCGACGGCCGACCGCGTCGTTCGCGGCGTCGTCGGTATCTGGTTGCTCGCGATGGCGGTCGGTGCGGCGCTCGACCGACGGAACGTCGTGGCTGCCATCGCCGGTATCGCGGGAGCAGGCCTGCTGTCGAATTCGCTGACCGGACACTGTGGCGGTAACGCCTTGCTCGGAATCGACACCTCGGGCAGCGAGCCGTGA
- a CDS encoding cation:proton antiporter regulatory subunit, producing MTVYESDLPGVGKKHEIELGDGSRLVVVTHNTGKREVFRRADDDADSEKLFELPDQLARQVGTILEGAYFQPVRSQSIETLLGGDTLIEWVEIPEGSDLDGKTLGEADLRQETGANVIVVQRGDMTITNPGGDTELRAGDTLLAVGPREACRTFQSIVTGE from the coding sequence GTGACCGTCTACGAGAGCGACCTCCCCGGCGTCGGCAAGAAACACGAGATAGAGCTCGGTGACGGCTCACGGCTCGTCGTCGTAACGCACAACACGGGGAAACGGGAGGTGTTCCGTCGAGCGGACGACGACGCCGACTCGGAGAAGCTCTTCGAGCTCCCCGACCAGCTCGCTCGCCAGGTGGGGACCATTCTGGAGGGGGCGTACTTCCAGCCGGTGCGCTCACAGAGCATCGAGACGCTCCTGGGTGGGGACACGCTCATCGAGTGGGTCGAAATCCCCGAAGGGTCGGACCTCGACGGCAAGACGCTCGGCGAGGCCGACCTCCGGCAGGAGACGGGCGCGAACGTCATCGTCGTCCAGCGGGGCGACATGACCATCACCAACCCCGGTGGCGACACGGAACTCCGGGCCGGCGATACCCTCCTCGCCGTCGGCCCGCGGGAGGCCTGCCGGACGTTCCAGTCCATCGTCACGGGCGAGTGA
- a CDS encoding cation:proton antiporter, giving the protein MVEFSLLELGELFVVVAVAGAVGARFGLSVIPLYVVGGMVASPFVAGRFGLPYVLQSETLTLLAEVGIVLLLFFLGLEFSLDRLLAAKTNISRAGLIDIVVNLPVGVVIGLALGWPLVEALLLGGIVYISSSAIITKSLIDLGWIANAESEPILGTLVFEDLVIAVYLALVTSLVLGGDGAGSVVRSLAIAFGFLGVLLVAVQYGTRLFSAVLDVENPEPFVLRTLGVLIPIAGFALSIGVSEAVAAFFVGMGFSTTEHRERIERRLVGIRDVFAAVFFFWIGVNTDPRLVLAAAVPLAIAVVVTTPTKIVSGYYGGRVYDLTPKRSLRVGVGMVSRGEFSLVIAALAAQGTGTIMTELIPAFAVGYVLVMSTLGTVLMSESDRLEALVFRESQESTATAD; this is encoded by the coding sequence ATGGTCGAGTTCTCCCTGTTAGAACTCGGTGAACTGTTCGTCGTCGTCGCCGTCGCCGGAGCCGTCGGAGCACGGTTCGGCCTCTCCGTCATCCCGCTGTACGTGGTCGGTGGGATGGTCGCCAGCCCGTTCGTCGCCGGGCGATTCGGCCTCCCGTACGTCCTCCAGTCGGAGACGCTGACGCTCCTCGCCGAGGTCGGAATCGTCCTTCTGCTGTTCTTTCTCGGGCTGGAGTTCAGCCTCGACCGGCTGCTGGCGGCGAAGACGAACATCTCTCGGGCGGGCCTCATCGACATCGTGGTCAACCTCCCCGTCGGGGTGGTCATCGGCCTCGCGCTCGGCTGGCCGCTCGTCGAGGCCCTCCTGTTAGGAGGCATCGTCTACATCTCTTCGAGCGCCATCATCACGAAGTCGCTCATCGACCTCGGGTGGATCGCCAACGCGGAGTCCGAACCCATCCTCGGGACGCTCGTCTTCGAGGACCTCGTCATCGCCGTCTACCTCGCGCTCGTCACCTCGCTCGTGCTGGGCGGGGACGGCGCGGGAAGCGTCGTCCGGAGCCTCGCCATCGCCTTCGGTTTTCTCGGCGTACTCCTCGTCGCCGTCCAGTACGGCACCCGGCTCTTCTCGGCGGTACTCGACGTGGAGAACCCCGAGCCGTTCGTCCTGCGGACGCTCGGCGTCCTGATACCGATCGCCGGCTTCGCGCTCTCTATCGGCGTGAGCGAGGCCGTCGCCGCCTTCTTCGTCGGCATGGGCTTTTCGACCACGGAGCACCGCGAACGCATCGAGCGCCGCCTCGTCGGCATCCGCGACGTGTTCGCCGCCGTCTTCTTCTTCTGGATCGGCGTCAACACCGACCCGCGGCTCGTCCTCGCCGCGGCCGTCCCGCTGGCAATCGCCGTCGTCGTCACCACCCCCACCAAAATCGTCTCGGGCTACTACGGGGGCCGCGTCTACGACCTCACGCCGAAGCGGTCGCTCCGCGTCGGCGTCGGGATGGTCTCACGCGGGGAGTTCTCGCTCGTCATCGCGGCGCTCGCCGCACAGGGCACGGGAACCATCATGACCGAACTCATCCCCGCGTTCGCCGTCGGCTACGTCCTCGTGATGAGCACGCTCGGGACGGTGCTGATGAGCGAGTCCGACCGCCTCGAAGCGCTGGTGTTCCGCGAGTCACAGGAGTCGACGGCGACGGCCGATTGA